The Thermovenabulum gondwanense sequence CTTTTCTTCATTGCCAGGATACTTTCTATTGCCTCAATACACCTTATCCCGTAAAAAGCGTGCAGGGGCTCTATAAACCCCTCATAAGTTGGGCATACCGCATCGTGGAATAAAGCTTCCCGGGACATATTGCGGATCAATATTTCATCAATTAAGGGCATATCGCAAGCTACAAAAAATGCTTTTTCCGTGGAAATTTTCTTTAGCCCGGTGTATATACCCCCTAAAGGGCCAAACCCAATGATTTCATCCTGGAATATCTTTGCCTTCAGTCCGAGGGATTGTATTCCCCCGGGAGAATTGGTGATTATCAATACCTCTTCAAATAAAGGTTTCACTACTTCGTACACCATTTCTATTAAAGTTTTTTCTTTAATCTTTAAAAGTCCCTTATTTTCCACTCCTAATCTTCTTGAATTTCCTCCATTCAATATCACGCACGAAAACTTCATAAAAATCCCTTTCAAATCCTTATTTCAATAACTTTTATATGTTCTGCCAGTAACTCTTCTATTTCCATAAGATATTCCTTTTTTACCGGTTCTTTCCCGCAAAATTCCGCATCCAGCACCTGTTCGGAAAACCTGTAGGCTTGAAGGACGTATCGTTCTGCACCCTTTAATAAGTCCATCATATTTTTAAAATCCTCAATATTCAATAACCCTGGATGAACCGTAGTTCTGAATTCATAAATAACGCCGCTTTTTTTTACAATCTCGATACTTTTTTTAATATCTCTCATTACTTCGCCTGCATTTGAAGTAAAAATCCGGTATTTGCTTTCCGGCGCTTTTATGTCCATTGCAATGTAGTCCAACAAATCATTTTTTATAAGGTCTTCTAAAACTTCCGGTTTTGAGCCGTTGGTGTCCAGCTTTACCTTATATCCCATTCCCTTTACTTTTAATATGAATTCCTTGAGCCCTGGATTAAGCGTGGGCTCTCCTCCCGTAACCACAACTCCATCGATCATTTTTTTTCTTTTTATAAGATATGAAAAAAACTTATCTTCCTTGTCCCTGT is a genomic window containing:
- the mobA gene encoding molybdenum cofactor guanylyltransferase; this encodes MKFSCVILNGGNSRRLGVENKGLLKIKEKTLIEMVYEVVKPLFEEVLIITNSPGGIQSLGLKAKIFQDEIIGFGPLGGIYTGLKKISTEKAFFVACDMPLIDEILIRNMSREALFHDAVCPTYEGFIEPLHAFYGIRCIEAIESILAMKKSMKVREIYNYVNTLFYKVSEKDFKTFFNINSWEDFKKAESMMA
- a CDS encoding anaerobic ribonucleoside-triphosphate reductase activating protein produces the protein MAVVYDFMPVTLADYPGLVASTVFVAGCNFHCPYCHNSFLIDFLPPDRDKEDKFFSYLIKRKKMIDGVVVTGGEPTLNPGLKEFILKVKGMGYKVKLDTNGSKPEVLEDLIKNDLLDYIAMDIKAPESKYRIFTSNAGEVMRDIKKSIEIVKKSGVIYEFRTTVHPGLLNIEDFKNMMDLLKGAERYVLQAYRFSEQVLDAEFCGKEPVKKEYLMEIEELLAEHIKVIEIRI